In the Argiope bruennichi chromosome 8, qqArgBrue1.1, whole genome shotgun sequence genome, TACTTTTCCATTAGCCAGGcacaaatgtcgccaattgtgaaccaaacgcaaatttggcggaattctacattatttggcaattttttgcTTGCGCTAGGCAAATGGAAAAGTACCAGTTTTTGACCTCTACTTTTTTGCTAACCcctaaaaatatgttataatgagTAATGTCatatatactaaatatactaTTCAAATGGACTTTTAAaagatgtctttaaaaaaattaggactttatcaagtatattttaaatgcaataataactaaatatataactattgaatttaaaataatatttcaagtacTACaaggaaaatttagaaatacttaaaatattttacaaaacaataagaaaaaacaattaaaatatatcttcttaaacatttttaatacagaCACAGAACTTAAGACTAAgctataaaattagaaagaatcaGGAACCAATTTCTTgccaaagaaaataattcaaaactattaaaattggCCAAACAAActactataataaaaaattaagaaaaaacattaacatatttagcaatttattatcttaaaaaagcTACAGTACCAATCACCACCATGCATTTAATTCTCCTGTATGCTCCCCCCATTAAAAACCACATTCTAAtctataacatatttaatttttatacaaacaaagagtattcattttttaattttcaatgacaaAACATATATTAACTTACCACAGATTCTATCACTCCGGAATTAAAAGTAGGAGGAGTATGAGATCGTTCTCTAATCCCCAAATTTACATTTTCCATTTCAGAGATGCTGCGAATGTCAGAGTAACTTTTGCAACCTCGCAACGAAGATGCCTTTTCACAGCTTCCTCCagcatttgaagaaatataagGCACTTGGGACAAATTTGAGAAGCTAATGTTATCACAAGAAAAATCTTTCATTGCCTTTGATACTGGACTTGAAAAAGCAGCATAGCCATTGCTAGATGATGGAAAGTTCTTGACATTGGCCACAAACTCTTGACTTATGCTGCTAGTAATCCGCTCAGAAGAGATCTGCCAAGTGTTTTGAGGAAGTGGGTAACTTACAGATTTAGTTGCAGCAGAAACTGCATCTTCTTCAACAAGTGAAGTAACTCTTTGGCTGGGTGATAGATTGGTTAAATATGTGGATTCAGCTCCAGTcttattaatatttccaaaatcttCGCTTTGGCTGGCAGAAATCTTGTCAGAAGTTTGCCATGAATTTTGAGGAAGAGGAAAACTCACAGACTTTGCAACAGTAGGAACTACATCCTCTGCAGGGACAGAAGTCTCTGAAGAGATTGGTTCACTGCTATGAATACCTTGGAATACACTATTTAATTCCTCCAAATCATTAATTGTCTGGAGCTCCATGTAATCAAAGGGACTAGAGGTATCATTTTCAAAATCtgacaaattaattttagtatgCGTTTTCTGGGTTTTCTCCTCTGTAGGTGTTTTTTCTTTATCAGGAGGTTGTTGTGGTTGTAAAATAGTATTAGATTGCCAGGGCCGAACATGTTGAGCATTAGTTTTTGGAATGGATTCTTCTGGAATTGAGCTGCTGCCAGCACTGTTTTCTGTATTGGCACTTCCAGGCTTAGGTTTTTGTTTAGCTTCTGCTATTTCTTTGAGACGTTTCTCACTGAATTCTATAACACTTCTTTCCAGAGAAAAATCATACtggaattagagaaaaatatttatatataattgatttaagtataaatagcaaataataatttaataagattcaTATACAAAGCATCCATTACATTAAAACCttcttacattttcaaaattttattaaaaattataggaaaataagaaaattctctCACATTTCACACATCTTGATACGGATTCCATAACACAAgagaaaaaaagacagaaatttgTCCTTTCAgtgatttcattaaaagattctgatagggatttctttgatacagCTCAATTTAAGAAAGGGAaccttaggtatctttgaaaaaaatgcatatgtattagatgtttttatttctttactcgTGACATTGGAAACAAAGAGTCAGTAGTTTTTCAGAGTgcttgttagaaataattaaataaaaagtaggatttgtataagaaaataagtttaaatcttAGAATAAGGTAACAAGGACTAATttaagatagaaatttaaaagaaatttaaaaatatcattatatatatgacCATTTTACTACCCTTTTAGCTgcttaagttattattattattattatttatttattagataagatTCTGCTTGTTATAAATCTGTTCTAGCACTAGAACAGATATCTTCAGATTATTTTGTATGTGTGCCCATCTTGACAGTTAGTATTTGCTTGGTTGCTagagcaaataattaattaatattctactttatttttgtgtgtgtgtgtgtgtgccccGTAATATTAGCATTTCAGCTCAAGTTcagataaatacaaaattcaaggtacaaaaatcatttatatatatgtcaaataattataaatgaaattctcgaaaaaaaatatgtttaaaccttttataaagtttttacttttagttaaaaaatcaTTGCTCCCTTCTACAAACTTTTGGTAACCTATTTTCATCTGTTCATCTTTCCTGAGATGGTGTCAGCAGATAACAATGACATATTTCATTATATACATatccaaagtaaatattttccatGAAAGTATTTGTTATCCAATCTAATAACTCTTTTCAATGATTTGTTTGTAACCActgcattttaaaacatatgcttGCATAATAGTAATATGAGATTAGCAAATATTGtgataatattaagttaaaaatatctaataaaatatattattctaacaATAGACAAAATTCCTACTTCTATGAATTATTGAAAGGAAAAAGTCATTATATTACACAAAAAGTGAAgctgatgatttaaattttattcatcgtgAGAATTACgcattttcttcagttttaataaatttcttcaaaggatataaaatattatatattcaaatatgtctttagtaattttagaaatcagaaaacaattattcaaaaaaaggtAGAAGtagtaattaataatgaaataattacattttcaaaatttttataatgttttctttttaaagtctaGATTGGTGATAAAAATCtagtaaaattttgtatagttaaaaaattaaagagaaaaaaataggaaagaaaatgtTGCTCATTTAGATAACAATAATAGTGAATGAAAgccattaaaatgtttaaataattaggtgttaattttaatatacaaatataaattattataaattcagtatcttttataatcaaaaactaatatttttcaa is a window encoding:
- the LOC129981941 gene encoding ubiquitin-associated protein 1-like → MDSHFKDGSSYIEGVPVKISKQFWPPRPVSLPHAIDTRTPAELLSIQYDFSLERSVIEFSEKRLKEIAEAKQKPKPGSANTENSAGSSSIPEESIPKTNAQHVRPWQSNTILQPQQPPDKEKTPTEEKTQKTHTKINLSDFENDTSSPFDYMELQTINDLEELNSVFQGIHSSEPISSETSVPAEDVVPTVAKSVSFPLPQNSWQTSDKISASQSEDFGNINKTGAESTYLTNLSPSQRVTSLVEEDAVSAATKSVSYPLPQNTWQISSERITSSISQEFVANVKNFPSSSNGYAAFSSPVSKAMKDFSCDNISFSNLSQVPYISSNAGGSCEKASSLRGCKSYSDIRSISEMENVNLGIRERSHTPPTFNSGVIESVIDPLPINENHFQKPPDESSNGVIHDENSAYEELDAAAKHFVDCITEMGFPQGQVARAVKHLGVDEKKVVELLCHIQALEESGYDSSEAEAALHLHDYNRDQAKEFLDLVNQFQDLGFEKDAIKKALVQNKNDWNKTIDSLLH